Within Malus domestica chromosome 04, GDT2T_hap1, the genomic segment ttatTAATTACCTATTAGGATtcttattgtaacctaagtcctatgcactataaataggaccttagggttagtgTCTTTAGAGTGGCTCATTCGTGTGGCAATTTGttgagagtcaatttgtgagtttgtgagttagagagcaatttaGGAGAATCTTCTTAGTTTTGGAttctctactcgtttggtttagggtttgtaatttgtgggatttgggttgtgagagtttaaatACTCTTGTAATCTCgatttgtttagtgaaattcctcgcCATGCTTTGCTCGTGGACATAGGCTTTAcgccgaaccacgtaaatctcgtgttagtttgagattgtttgttttagctttcaccTACGACATTGATATTGGTACTTTATTAGAATTCGTTTCCGTTTAGGCATAAAAgtacaagtggtatcagagcccaggTTTCGGCTTGGGCTTTGCTTGCAGTCACTATGAAGCCTTTTGTGTTGTCGGTGAAAGTTGATATTGAAAAGTTCAACGGCAATGACTTTGATATTTGGCAATTGAAGATGCGTGCTTTGTTAGTTCAACAAGGGCTTTTGAAAACACTAAAGGGTGTGAAGGCTTTGCCGAATTCGTGGactgatgaagaaaaagaagacattATGGAGCGGCCACTTGGAGCAATCCTGCTGACTTTATCGAATGAAGTCTTGCGTGAAGTTGGTAGCATCAAATCTGCATCAGAGTTGTGGATAAAATTGGAGAGCTTGTATATGACCAAATCCCTTGCTAAACAGTTGTATTTGAAGAAAAGTTTGCATACTCTTCATATGGATGAAGGTACGTCAATTCATAAGCATGTTgatgaattcaataaacttaTGATGTATTTGAAAAGTTTGGATGACCAAATTAGTGATGAGGATTATGCGATAACTTTGTTGTGTTCTTTATCTCATTCGTATGAACACTTTGTCGATACCATGCTATTTGGTAGAGAAAGTCTTAGTTTGAAAGATGTTAAAGTTCCTTTGAATTCTAAAGAGCTAAAGAATAAAGTGTCTGACACACAAGATGGAGCTTTGGTAGTTCAAGGAAGGAATAAGGAAATGAGCAAACTTGGAAAGAACACTTGTAGCTATTGTTATATGGAAGGTCATTGGAAAGTAGATTGCCCTAAACTCAAGGGCAAAAAGAGGCCTTTTGATAAGTCTTTTGTTAGTGTTGATGCAAACATTGTAGAAGATCGTTGATCTGAACTCCTCTAAATGTTATGTGAAGAGGTGAAGCTTGGTACTCAAGCTCTTTGGGTGGAGTGCAATTCGCACTTTTTGTTCGTATGTTCAAGCTTTTGCTTGGATTTTGTTTCGTATTTGTTAGTTTCCATAATGAAATTTGTTGGAGAAGGCATTGGAGgaaatttcaagtttgaagactttTGGATTTTTTGAGTCTAGGTGGAGGTCAGTTTCAAAAGAATTTGGTGCATGTTTGCGTTTGTATTTTGGTATCCCAAATTTGGAAGTTTGCTAATTTCTCGccgaggtggagattgttgggtttttggctcaaaattaggatgatgcgataaattaggtttgtgttacctatttggttttggtgtcctatttgggtttggttttgacttcttagttagtttctttggtggagagattttgttaattacctatttgattaaaatttggatttatttcctattaggattcttattgtaacctaagtcctatgcactataaataggatCTTAGGGTTAATGTATTTAGAGTGGGTCATTCGTGTGGCAATTTGGTGAGGgtcaatttgtgagtttgtgagttagagagAAATTTTGGAGAATCTTCTCCATTAGTTTTAGATTCTCTACacgtttggtttagggtttgtaatttgtgggatttgggttgtaagagtttaaacactcttttgtaatcttCATTTGTTTAGTGAATGCTTTGCTCGTGGACGTAGGCTTTACACCGGACCACGTAAATCTCTGGTGTTAGTTTGatattgtttgttttagcttttaCCTATGACGTTGATATTGGTACTTTGTTAGAATTCACTTCCGTTTacgcataaaagtacaacaggGCAGGGGTGAAAACATCTATGCCCTGTGGGAGTAGGAGAAAACTCACCTAGACGTGGTCGAGGTGCGCATTAGGCAGTActggacattttcttttttataaaacttCTCAACCTTCTTCGTTCGACCCTCGAGTCCGCGACAACCTTGCACGCTTCTTCTCTTGTGAAACACTATAACCCTCCCTTTTCTTCTTCGCGCAATACCACCAACTGAGTAGCACCGCCACTGCCACCACCCAAAAAAGAGGGAAAGTGATAGCGTTATATGTGGACTATATTAATGTTGTAAAATGAGTGGATATtggcaagagagagagaagagagaacgTATGAGTGAGGGAGTGTACTAATGAACCAatatttatactatatatttcctccttttatatttcttttcttgtctagttTAGTTGGAAGTTTTAAGTTTGTGATGGTTTTGCCATTTTGTGTTTCTAGGAGCAACAGGATCGAGTTTGGTGGAAAAATATGCAAACGGTGAAATTTttgagtaattccagttggagctGATTCACAAGAGATTGAAGATGATCATATCAAGTTTTCAGCTCAAAAATTCCCAGTTTAAGAATGAAGAAAGCAGACGTTTCAAGCTTTCAAAGGACATCTCATTCATTGAAATCTAAAGACTTTTGGTCTACCAAACGTTATGGCCAATTCTGCCCATTCTAGCTAATAAAATAAGAAAGTAACTGCACCTTGTGCTTTGCCTTGTCATCAACACTTGGCAGAAAATTGGGTTTTAATTCCACTCATTGGCCTTTGGAGCAAAAGAAAAGCCGAGAGGAAAGTGCAGAACACAGCAAAGGGGGAGAAAACAGAGGGAGAGCAGAAAGCAAGATGGAAGGGGTGCCGCAGCTCCaaatttgaagagaagaagaagcatTCTCCTCTTTTTGAGGAGAAGATCGCAGAGCTCATCTTGTAAAAAATGgtggttttctttctttgattttaatggaTAATTCCTTATGTATTAAAACAAGTACGTGTAACTAATTTCCTTTTTGCTAGAGTGAAGCCATGAGCCTCAACATGATTACGTagatttctctttcaattgcttaagtgttgttccatgcttgctttgatattttcaatcactgaattaaactatctatCTGCCTTGAtacttgatcaccattaggatgcttagaaaagtcATCGAATGCAATTTTGAACaaatgtcacgttaaaattggttatgcTTCTTATGATTGAGGATTGTAATTTCTCCTAAGTTAAATATCATACTTttagggattacatggtttaacaaaaggattttcaccaagattaatgaatcactcatgtttatatttaatccaaatgtcataGATAAATTGCACGAAGTGGTATGTgttttaacttgaatgtcacaagtaaaacatagacaaggaaaacccaaccttcaaagcatgtgcGTTTTTCATTACTTAAGAAATTGGAAGAGCtacgtaggagtgttgttggtaaaggttgaactctagaGCCTTGTCAatctaattttcttcaattatttGTATTATCTTGAGTTTCtatatttacttgttttgtttagttggaTCACTATTCTTATAAGCCAATtcccattttagatatttgtttaagtcacgTATAGTAGTATTTAGTTTCGTCAAATTAGTGTAGTTCTTAGAGTTAActaagttaaatacacaaaaacttgtaaattgtttatatcagtccCTAAGGAGATCGACCTTACTTGAGTCAATCTATACTATaaacacttgttctcttgcaagaattttctatgaTTTAACCCTTGTTTTACAAGTAGTAAAATCGCTATCATGTACAGAGGGAAAGAGAGTGGGTGGGGGATGTATGTTGGACCATATTAATGTTGTAAAATGAGTGGATATTAACGAGGGAAAGAGACTTTTTTACCATTTTTATATGTATGTGGACCATATTTGGATGAATGATTTCTTTTTTTgcatgtttttgagttaaacaTGTTTATGACTTGTGCACTTTCGAACGACAAACAATATTTCTATACAAAATATTATAATTTGTATATGTAactatatacaatatatatttatatatagatTATAAATTTTTGATCTCCGAGGGCGTGAGCCGTCTAGGATACCGAAATATTTAACATACCCTCTTACAAGTTTATATGCAAACAGCTGGATATTTGTGCTGATCTGAGTATACATACGATATACTTTCACATCTTGGAGAGGGGGAAACACGgttattttaccttttattgcCAAAAACTTATATATAAATACTTTCTGAATCAATATTGTTAAGACCAACCTTCCAGCTTTGTCAATGACTTTATGGAAAGAATTTGCAATAACTGTTCAATAGCCTCTTCTGATACACCAGCAGATTTCAACTCATTTTTTATATCATCCACTGGAATCTTCTCTATCTGTTTacaattcaaatcaagaaaagaaTAGAAACTTGTAACAAAAGTCTATATTTTTTGTTAGGGTGTATGATCATGCataagaaaatggagaaaatattGTAAAGAAAATATCATATTCATTGTACTATCAGGCTTAAGAGCAAGACTAGATTCTAGATCCAAAATGCATACAAAGTTCAACAACTCTCACCGTAAAAGGCACATGTAGACACTATACTCATACATATGTGCATatacaaaagaaaatacaaaagcaGAACATCATACTACAATTATTGAATGTCAAAGGAACTTCAATATATCGACATGAACTAGCAACTAGCGTACTTCAAAGCAAAACTTTGAAAGAACTTTTTCAAAATCTAATAAGTTAAAGTTATTAAACTAACAAATAATCTTAGTTGTTTTTCTCAGGAATGTATAATCAAACAAATACAATGCCATCCCGGCTTTcacataataattttttttaaaagaacaaTAGTAAAAACCCAGAACATAATTAGCTGCAATCCAAAACTTGCAACCTTTCACAATTTACCTTGTCTATGATGATGCATACTTTGCCAAATAAAGATTCGGGTATGGAATAGCGCCTCAGTACTTCTTGTAAAACCTATAATGTAGAAATGTTAGGCCAATAGGCAGtagttataaaataaaaaatttaagtatTTAAAAATGACATGAAAACTCATTCAGAGCAAACAGTGGGAGAGCTTTTCCAAAATAATTGGATGTGTCAGTTTCTTTTTCGATAAGCAACTTGAGAATCATTTGGTAATACGATGTCAAAGACCTCTGAATCAAGTAGTCTAAGTTCATGCCATGAAATACCATCCGCACCTTACGACTTGAAACCTTAAATCCAACATCTGATGCCGTAATTCCTAATCGCTTGAGGAAAGTGACAATTGAAGAAATAAGTTCTGCTTCAGCCTAGCAcataaagataaaaaataaaaaataaaaaataaaactaaagctTGTTAGGGAAATGCATATAACacaacatacacaaatacaaCATCATCTGAAACAGATTGAAATTTCAATCAATGCAAGAGTAAGAGGTATCACAAAAAATCGCATAATCATATAAGCGATACAGCGGAATCAGCTCCATACCGTAACCTCAGGTACACCAATAATATCCATATTCCACTGGTAATGCTCCCGACGCCGCCCCCTTGTCATCCTCTCGTACCGCCAACACTGCCCAACGGCAAACCATTTCAATGGCAGGGACAGAGATTTTCTGGACAGGAAAAAACAAGGGGATCAAAAATTTTGGCTTCCTCACCTGGATATAAACAAATCACAGagtaaataataaatatatagatACACATTATACACTTATACAACCAAGTCTTTAACTAGCAAAGTAACATGATCAGCGGAATCAGAATCGCAGTACCCTTTCTGTATCACCAGCCTGGCCAAAGAAGGAGTGAGCTCCGGCCTCAACGCGACGCGACGATTGCCTCGATCTTCGAAGCAATACAGCTACACGATACAGTGCAatgtaggtatatgaatatatacatttatatatgtatgtatgcaatTCAAATTCAAGCAATGCAGGTAAAAGAAACGCTGAGAAAATCAGCATACCTGGTCACGAATCTCCTCCCCTGCTTTTCTGATAAACAGCGCCTCAGTCTCGAGAACCGGAAAGTCGACCTCTTCGAAGCCGAACAGCCGCGAGACCTCTTTGAAATTGCAGAAGAGCCAGTTGCGGAGGCGCATATCTTCTGGCGGGAAGTCCCTGGTGCCCTTGGGAGGGTTAACGTCGACCTTCTGGAGGTCATCGGTGGCCGGCGCAGGAGATAGAGCCCCGATGCGACCGCCACCGGTGGCATTGGGGGTGAGAGAAGAAGCGGCCGGGGAGAGTAAAGAGAGGGGTCTAGGGTTTGGGGTGAGAGGGGGTTTGGGGAGGGGAAGTCGAAGAGCGCGAGTGAAGGGCTTGTGGAAGATAAGGAGGGAAGACGAGACTGCAGAGAGCATGGCGACGGTGGTGAGGGCTCGATTGTCTTTTTGGTTACTGGGGTCTTTGGTTGTTTTGATAAAAACGCAGAGGAATAGGTTGAAAACAACGAATGGATATGGCGGGGGCCCAAATTGAATAGTGAAAGCCCAAATATTTTTAGTAGGATGCCATACAAGCCATTGTTTTTTTGAAAAAGATGGACTTAGGTCCTCGAGGATTAAGGAGGAACACCTTCTCAAGGAACCTCGCGGCCGACTTACAGAGTTTCATGTTTTGATTAGAacaatttatattataaatgaatatgtaaaaattatttttacaaaatatatatttgaaatcGTTTAATTGaatagtataaaaataaatagtcaGTATCGTTAAAAGTGTTACGAGTCGTATATttatttactacaattgactCATCAAACAACTTTAGTTTTCATTGATTTTGTTTAGAGATGTTCTTTGTTGAGGCTCAAAAATGTCTTAAAAGTCCCCCAACAATCTTTCtaaaatgatttataatatgaacgattCTAATTATAAGTACGAAATTCCATAAATCAGTCACAAAGTATCTTGAGGAGAACTCCTCCTCAATATTAAGAAATCAAGcttttctcttatttttcttgttaaaaATCATCCTAGTGTGTATTCCAAATTTtcattctatggttgagatatcATAGCCCACAATATAAACATtccttaaatttttaatttgtcaCACATAACATGACGTAGCATTATTCTAACATTATATGTTATagttaggggtggttcggtatgggatcccataccgaaaccgTTATCCCGATTCCCATACCAAAATTTtcaggaatcccaatttcaataccgatcccaaaccaaattttcggaaatcccaattttcgggaatcccgaaatagtttcgggatttcgggacaaatcgggaatcccaaaataattttgggcttttgggcttttggacaaaAAAAGCTAATATTGGTCCAATTGGACAAAAACCTAATATTGGGCcgaaggggcttttgggctttgagTGTTACAAGCTACAAAAATACACAGATACGAACATGAAACCTCCGATTAACAAACTATAGCTTTCTCCGCAGTTAATAGTTACTTATGTGTATGTAAAGACCAAAAATCAATTACGATAAACAAGATAAGACATTTTATGAACAGAAAATCGAGGTCAAGATTTATTCCTAAGGAAACGCCATCACATAATAAACTTTTCcttagaagagagagagaaccgaGTAGTCAATTGTTGCAAACAACACAAGAAGCCGGTATCAACACTAGTGCTTGTCCTTGGGAATATCCTTTGGTGGAACCTTTTATTCCAGTTCCTTGGTGATTCTGAGAGAAAATCCATGAAGTCGTATTAAGATGCAAGACCACTAACAAAAATATACGAAAGCAGAGTACATTATTTCCATGATAATAAACATAAAACGGCATATCACAATTCATCAAGTCCTCAAGATCACACTTAAAAAATATCCCTACGCAATCATCAATGTCCATTGTCCAGGTTTGGCTGGACAATGATTTGTACACTGCACCAGTGTTTGATAACAAATCATTCTTGGTTTATCTTAAAAACCATGGACACAAAGAATAGAACCAAGTAATACGATAAATGAAAGTCTTTTATGATATGCCCTTCTATTTGAGGGCTGATTCCAAATTATAAAAACTAATGCCCTGCTCCAACCAAAAGATCGAGACTAGGGTAATACTGAAAAGCTAAGATAAGAGAGAAAAGGCATTGGAGATAGTATCATTTGAAAGATGCCTAGTCATTTAGGTAACACAGTACATCTAAGGCTTCCAAAAGTTAACCCTTCAAACCCCCaccaaacacacatctctcatACAGGAGGCCAATTTTCACACCATTACTTGCTAACTTACTAAACCATCCTCTTTTCCAACATCAAGACAAAACAAACGAGAATGGTACATGATAACATCATAAATATCTGAATATAAAGCATATCAGGTGTAGCAATCTGTTGAACGTTAACACTTATCCATGTTAAGAGTGAGACAGGGTTAAGCTGAACCATTTTCAAGAAACATATAGAATTCAAACGAACTGCCAAATTAAATTTTGACTAAGTTGAGTAGCTACTTGCACACTTACAAACAATTTCATAGTTAACATATTTTacagaaaaacaaaacgaaaaaaaGAATGAGAGGAGGATTACTTGGGCGATTCTTCCTCAAACTTGTAACACTCAAAAGTTTCAAGTTTATGAAGATTGTTGACCTCTTCGGCCCCTTCGGCCCCTTCTTGTTGGCACTTGTAATTTTCCCCTTGATGTTGATGGTTGAGCCCTTCCCCTTACAATGGGTGGTCGTGGTCGTGGAGGTAGTGATTGATTTTGACGTTGTTGAACTTGTACTTGAGGTGGtcgaggaggtggaggtggcatttcattttcttgtgtTGTATTCTCCTCACCTCCCAAATTAGCCATGTCTAAAACAATAAACCACAAATCATTTACATTGAATTATAGTCTAATAGATAATAAAtactaagaaaataaaagatgaaattAAATTGTTTACTTACTTCTTTCTAAGCGTTCAAGCTCCTCATAGAAACATAATTCGTCAAGGGTAGGCTCCTTGTAGAAACAAAATTCTTTTCCTCTAAGCCAATCACTAGTACACACTAAAGCCTCAACCATTTTAGGTGTTAAGGAAGCTCTAAAAGGATCAACAACTCTCTCACCAAGACTAAAGGCATTCTCACTAGCAACGGTGCTACTAGGAAGGGCCAATACATCCTTAGCAACTTTACTAAGAATTGGATATTGACCACAATTTCCTTTCCACCAATCCAAAAGATTGAAACCCTCATATGTTAGGCTTTGATGTGGATCATTGAAGTACATATCCACTTCATTGGCTATCTCATTTTGTTGTGCCTCcgctttctttctttggatcttCTTTGCCATCCTTGAAGCAACATCAATATCTACCATCACACCCCCCGCCCCATCATCTAGTACAACACTTGATCTTTGCTTCATATTTGAGGTAGCACTACTATTAGTACTACTAccactactactactaaggacCACTCCCTCCTTATATGCATTATACAACTCGGTTACATAACCTTTAACCCTTACTTTCTCCTCCCTTATTTTGTCACATCCATAGCCGAGCTCTTCTAGATTTGTCTCCAACATATCAAATTTGTACCTCGGGTCGAGTGATTGGGCCACAAAGAGAATAGGATTCACCTTTTCAATGTCACCCCAATATTTGTCAAACTTGAGCTTTATTGAGGTAGCCACACTTTGCAAAGTGGCATTAGAGGCGTTTGAAATTTGTTCTTCTATCTCCACTTGCAAGGCAATCACCGTGCTAAGTATTAAGTGTGACGTTGGAGTAAGGGTTGCACTCAATGTCAAGGTGGCATCATAAATTTTTTTGAGAAAGTGAGCAAAACTCACCGACCTTTCCCAATCATCCACCTCCGGAGGACCCACCCGCTTGGCCTTTCTTGTCACCCCATCAACCTCTTTCGAGACCTCCTCTTTAAAGTAAGCAATGAAAGAGTCACACTCAAAGGCCATCTTAGAGAACACTTCTTTAAACTTGAAAGCACTATTAAGCATTTGATAAGTGGCATTCCACCTTGTGACAACATCAAAAGGGATACTTGACATCCTATCAAATCTCAACAAGACACAATATTCCCTAAAAGACTCCAACCTTGCCGGGGATGAGTGTATAAACTTCACACAATTTCTTATGGCATCAATCTCCCTACTAAGCTTCGTCATTCCATCCTTAACTATCAAATTGAGGATGTGACAAGCGCACCTCATGTGCAAGTGAGCCCCATCAAGTAAAAGAGTACCATTTGACTTGAGTcttcttttcatgtatgcaataGCGGTGTCATTTGCACTAGCATTGTCAACAGTAATGCTAAACACCTTGTCTATGCCCCAATCATTCAAGCAAACCTCTAGACATCTTCCAATATCATCACCCTTATGAGAAGTAACTTAGACAAAGTTTAGGATCCTCTTACGTAACCCCCAATTAGTGTCCAAAAAATGAGCCGTGATGACCATGTAGTTTATCATTTGAATTAAGGTCCAAATGTCGGTTGTAATACTCACTCTCAACCCCTCAAtcacactttttatttttgccttctcttcaACATACAACTCCAAAACCGCCGCCGCTACCTTATGCCTATTAGGAAGTTTGTACTTTGGATTCAAGTCACGAATAAAATCTCGAAAGTCTTCTTGATCAACCACCCTAAAAGGCATCTCCGCTATTATAATCCACCTCACACATCTCCTATCAagtctttttttattgaaaGTGTGAGTGACAACCGGACCTCCCATCCTCGCTTGTGTCAATGTAGGTTGGTTCGGATCCCCATTCTCAAAGAGACTAGAACCCGGGCATTTCCTCAAATGCTTAAGAATTCCCGTTGTCCCATGAGTTATAGGGTGTGTCGGTACTAAGAGTTTGCAATGCTTGCATTCGGTCATGTAAGATTTCTCCCCATTATTATCGGTGATCGTTACCCTCTTAGCATCATTCCACACCGGACTTTGACCCTTTCTCCTATTGCCCTTTTTCCAAGGAGAACCATCCCATTGTCTCACTACTTCTACTTCTTCTACTTCCTCTTCCCCCTCTTCCCCCTCTTCTTCTATTTGTTCTAATGCAATATCCTCCTCCACATCCAGATCATCATCCCAACAATCTTCATAATAATCATTATGCAAATAATCTTGAGGTGAGGGAGTGCCTAGTTGAAGGGTACCACTAGGTTGAGTTTGTTTTCGTTTTCCTAATACCGAGACTATATGTGTACTAGATTGGCTACTAGATCCGTCCAtcctaacaaataaaataacaatgcACATTAATATATCATAACCACAGTTCAGCATATATCCAAAttccaaacaataaataaacTAAATGGTTCAAAAATCTGAGCAGATTCTCACAAAGATATAAGTAGCCCCACCCTCACAATCTGAGCAGATTCTAAAAAATCTGAGCAGATTCTCAAAAACCAGCATGTTTCTAAACTAGGAGAATATAAGTAGCCCCACCCCCACAAAgataatacaaacatgaaagttGGAACCTACAAACAAGAGTTTTCAACACTTACTTGTAGCGCTTGTATGCTAAACCTTTAAAAGCTGCTCGAGAACAAATGATTCAAGAAAAACAACCTGAAGAATAATAATTCAAGAAAATAATTAGTAGAGAATCATAGTAGactaacatgcttaacataTATTGTGTTTTCAAACCAATATGGATACAATGCTTAACATGCTTCATGGAATACAGATAGAGCCGAATTCACCAAACCAAGTGGGTCAAAGTAAAATCTCAATGCCTATAGTAAGTTCAAAGTTTACTTCTTTCCCAAATACTCTTCAGATTGGCTACTGATGTTTTTAACCATTTACCCaattgaaattagaaattatacaTCTAGTAAAAGCAATAACAGCTATAACATCAACAACCAAAAGTAAGAAAATTCGTCAAAGAATGGAAATAGTACAAAGAAGTAAGCATCTTATTTGTCAATTAGCTAACTAACAGTTAATTATGTGATTAGGCTATAATGGAATCAGGAAAGCTAATCATCTAAAACATTTTGACTGAACTAAACTAACAAAATCGTTAGCAGTTAAAACTTTAAACCATTTGAAAACTTCAAAGCAGAAtctaccaacaaaaaaaaagactcTACAACTGACTATCTGTTTACTAATCTCATGACAAAATTCATCATAACTCACTCATTCATCTCACATAAGTTTCTCCTTCTATTTTAGCATCCCTTGGGAACGCaaaatatacac encodes:
- the LOC103419874 gene encoding histidine--tRNA ligase, chloroplastic/mitochondrial-like isoform X1 — encoded protein: MLSAVSSSLLIFHKPFTRALRLPLPKPPLTPNPRPLSLLSPAASSLTPNATGGGRIGALSPAPATDDLQKVDVNPPKGTRDFPPEDMRLRNWLFCNFKEVSRLFGFEEVDFPVLETEALFIRKAGEEIRDQLYCFEDRGNRRVALRPELTPSLARLVIQKGKSLSLPLKWFAVGQCWRYERMTRGRRREHYQWNMDIIGVPEVTAEAELISSIVTFLKRLGITASDVGFKVSSRKVLQEVLRRYSIPESLFGKVCIIIDKIEKIPVDDIKNELKSAGVSEEAIEQLLQILSIKSLTKLEEVLGDAGEAVADLKQLFSLSDKFGYSEWIQFDASIVRGLAYYTGIVFEGFDRGGKLRAICGGGRYDRLLSTFGGDDIPACGFGFGDAVIVELLKEKGLLPELSLQVENIVCALDPGLKEAAATVATILRGKGQSVDLVLENKPLKWVFKRAARINANRLILVGDSEWQRGMVVDSAVQHKHPFYQLQDFILYQDDKHTDWRQ
- the LOC103419874 gene encoding histidine--tRNA ligase, chloroplastic/mitochondrial-like isoform X2, with the translated sequence MLSAVSSSLLIFHKPFTRALRLPLPKPPLTPNPRPLSLLSPAASSLTPNATGGGRIGALSPAPATDDLQKVDVNPPKGTRDFPPEDMRLRNWLFCNFKEVSRLFGFEEVDFPVLETEALFIRKAGEEIRDQLYCFEDRGNRRVALRPELTPSLARLVIQKGKSLSLPLKWFAVGQCWRYERMTRGRRREHYQWNMDIIGVPEVTAEAELISSIVTFLKRLGITASDVGFKVSSRKVLQEVLRRYSIPESLFGKVCIIIDKIEKIPVDDIKNELKSAGVSEEAIEQLLQILSIKSLTKLEEVLGDAGEAVADLKQLFSLSDKFGYSEWIQFDASIVRGLAYYTGIVFEGFDRGGKLRAICGGGRYDRLLSTFGGDDIPACGFGFGDAVIVELLKEKGLLPELSLQVENIVCALDPGLKEAAATVATILRGKGQSVDLVLENKPLKWVFKRAARINANRLILVGDSEWQRGMVSVKVLSSGEQHEIKLDELE
- the LOC114824366 gene encoding zinc finger BED domain-containing protein RICESLEEPER 2-like — its product is MDGSSSQSSTHIVSVLGKRKQTQPSGTLQLGTPSPQDYLHNDYYEDCWDDDLDVEEDIALEQIEEEGEEGEEEVEEVEVVRQWDGSPWKKGNRRKGQSPVWNDAKRVTITDNNGEKSYMTECKHCKLLVPTHPITHGTTGILKHLRKCPGSSLFENGDPNQPTLTQARMGGPVVTHTFNKKRLDRRCVRWIIIAEMPFRVVDQEDFRDFIRDLNPKYKLPNRHKVAAAVLELYVEEKAKIKSVIEGLRVITSHKGDDIGRCLEVCLNDWGIDKVFSITVDNASANDTAIAYMKRRLKSNGTLLLDGAHLHMRCACHILNLIVKDGMTKLSREIDAIRNCVKFIHSSPARLESFREYCVLLRFDRMSSIPFDVVTRWNATYQMLNSAFKFKEVFSKMAFECDSFIAYFKEEVSKEVDGVTRKAKRVGPPEVDDWERSVSFAHFLKKIYDATLTLSATLTPTSHLILSTVIALQVEIEEQISNASNATLQSVATSIKLKFDKYWGDIEKVNPILFVAQSLDPRYKFDMLETNLEELGYGCDKIREEKVRVKGYVTELYNAYKEGVVLSSSSGSSTNSSATSNMKQRSSVVLDDGAGGVMVDIDVASRMAKKIQRKKAEAQQNEIANEVDMYFNDPHQSLTYEGFNLLDWWKGNCGQYPILSKVAKDVLALPSSTVASENAFSLGERVVDPFRASLTPKMVEALVCTSDWLRGKEFCFYKEPTLDELCFYEELERLERNMANLGGEENTTQENEMPPPPPRPPQVQVQQRQNQSLPPRPRPPIVRGRAQPSTSRGKLQVPTRRGRRGRRGQQSS